In Hoeflea ulvae, one genomic interval encodes:
- a CDS encoding imelysin family protein → MTPRLLSIRCAMLAALCLAPLMAGHARAETDAQLQQARTIMFSTVTSFVRPGYAAFHASGDRLVEAASELCRSPGPEALEAARAAFADTVLAWSAIEIVRFGPVSAENRFERVLFYPDRKGTGLRQVRTVLAGDEALGWTLEDLQGKSVAIQGLGGLEFALFGEGATALAEAQKGKSRCRYVELASKNLQDIGAELDAVWNDDSGIASIWMNPGPDNPVLRDSREALSQLLGTMIHGLEHIRDVRVGNFLGTAKKNGLPKTAIYRRAGLTMASVAANLDSIERLFNQSGIEHALTYDAIKLAKEVRFEIGQTIKTANSFEAGVEALLADDVTRARLEYLQVAIRSVIQRLDGEVSAAAGLSAGFSFGDGD, encoded by the coding sequence ATGACACCGAGACTCTTGTCGATCCGATGCGCAATGCTGGCAGCTCTTTGCCTGGCGCCGCTCATGGCTGGCCACGCCCGTGCGGAGACGGATGCGCAATTGCAGCAGGCACGCACGATCATGTTCAGCACGGTCACGTCCTTTGTCCGGCCCGGCTATGCCGCCTTCCACGCTTCGGGCGACCGGCTGGTCGAGGCGGCCAGCGAGCTCTGCCGGTCTCCCGGGCCTGAGGCGCTCGAGGCGGCGCGGGCTGCCTTTGCCGACACGGTGCTGGCCTGGTCGGCGATCGAGATCGTCCGCTTCGGCCCGGTGAGTGCGGAAAACCGCTTCGAGCGGGTGCTGTTTTACCCCGACCGCAAGGGCACCGGCCTGCGCCAGGTGCGCACGGTTCTGGCCGGGGACGAAGCGCTCGGCTGGACGCTTGAGGATCTGCAGGGCAAGAGCGTCGCCATCCAGGGGTTGGGCGGGCTCGAATTTGCCCTGTTCGGCGAGGGCGCGACCGCGCTCGCTGAGGCACAGAAGGGAAAATCGCGCTGCCGCTATGTCGAACTGGCGTCGAAAAATCTTCAGGACATCGGCGCCGAGCTTGATGCCGTCTGGAATGACGACAGTGGCATCGCTTCGATCTGGATGAACCCGGGTCCGGACAATCCGGTTCTGCGAGATTCCCGCGAGGCCCTGTCGCAATTGCTCGGAACCATGATCCACGGTCTTGAACATATCCGAGATGTGCGGGTCGGAAACTTTCTCGGAACCGCAAAAAAGAACGGCCTGCCAAAGACCGCGATCTACCGGCGCGCCGGCCTGACCATGGCGTCGGTTGCTGCAAATCTGGATTCCATCGAGCGCCTGTTCAACCAAAGCGGCATCGAGCACGCTCTTACCTATGACGCCATCAAGCTTGCCAAGGAAGTGCGGTTCGAGATCGGCCAGACAATCAAAACCGCCAACAGTTTCGAAGCCGGCGTGGAAGCCCTGCTGGCCGATGATGTCACCCGCGCGCGCCTCGAATATCTGCAGGTCGCCATTCGCAGCGTCATTCAGCGGCTTGATGGTGAAGTCTCCGCCGCGGCCGGCCTGAGCGCAGGGTTCTCCTTTGGCGATGGCGACTGA
- a CDS encoding imelysin family protein: MAVAEVTPEAVVAHYADIAEAKFDDALMTAKQLDAAIENFLASPDDATLAAAKEAWLASRVPYQQTEVYRFGNAIVDDWEGRVNAWPLDEGLIDYVDESYGAESDQNSLYSANVIANPSIEINGKTVDASKITPELISETLQEAGGIEANVASGYHAIEFLLWGQDLNGNGPGAGSRPATDYSLEDCTNGHCDRRRDYLSSASDLLVADLEEMAANWKAGGAARAALEESGAAGGLSTILTGMGSLSYGELAGERMKLGLLLGDPEEEHDCFSDNTHNSHRYDAVGIKTAYTGVYTRVDGSQLTGPSLAELVAAKDPAIADELSADLDATVAAMEAMVDRAENVEAYDQMIANGNDEGNATVQAAIDGLIKQTRSIERAITALDLGTIELEGSDSLDSPDAVFQ; the protein is encoded by the coding sequence ATGGCGGTTGCCGAGGTGACGCCTGAGGCCGTGGTCGCGCATTATGCCGATATCGCCGAAGCCAAGTTCGACGATGCGCTGATGACCGCCAAGCAGCTCGATGCAGCCATCGAGAATTTTCTCGCCAGTCCCGATGATGCGACGCTTGCAGCCGCCAAGGAAGCCTGGCTGGCTTCGCGGGTGCCCTATCAGCAGACCGAGGTCTACCGTTTTGGTAACGCCATCGTCGATGACTGGGAAGGGCGGGTTAACGCCTGGCCGCTTGACGAAGGCCTGATCGACTATGTCGACGAAAGCTATGGCGCCGAAAGCGATCAGAACTCGCTCTATTCGGCCAATGTCATCGCCAACCCCTCCATCGAGATCAACGGCAAGACGGTTGACGCCAGCAAGATCACCCCGGAACTGATTTCCGAAACCCTGCAGGAAGCCGGCGGCATTGAAGCCAATGTCGCGTCGGGCTATCACGCCATCGAATTCCTGCTCTGGGGCCAGGACCTCAACGGCAATGGTCCGGGCGCCGGCAGCCGTCCTGCCACCGATTACAGCCTTGAAGACTGCACCAATGGCCATTGCGACCGCCGCCGTGACTACCTCAGCTCGGCCAGCGACCTGCTGGTTGCCGATCTCGAGGAGATGGCGGCCAACTGGAAGGCCGGCGGAGCCGCACGCGCTGCCCTTGAAGAAAGCGGCGCTGCCGGCGGACTGTCGACCATCCTCACCGGCATGGGCTCGCTGTCCTACGGCGAACTGGCCGGTGAACGCATGAAGCTTGGCCTGCTGCTGGGTGATCCGGAAGAGGAGCATGATTGCTTCTCCGACAACACTCACAATTCTCACCGCTATGATGCGGTTGGCATCAAGACCGCTTACACCGGCGTTTACACCCGGGTTGACGGCTCGCAGCTCACCGGCCCTTCGCTGGCCGAACTGGTTGCCGCCAAGGACCCGGCCATCGCCGATGAGCTTTCCGCCGATCTCGACGCCACCGTCGCGGCGATGGAAGCCATGGTCGATCGCGCGGAAAACGTCGAAGCCTATGACCAGATGATCGCCAACGGCAATGACGAAGGCAACGCCACGGTTCAGGCGGCAATTGACGGCCTGATCAAGCAGACCCGCTCGATCGAGCGCGCCATCACCGCACTGGATCTGGGCACCATCGAGCTCGAAGGGTCTGACAGCCTCGACAGCCCGGACGCAGTGTTCCAGTAG
- a CDS encoding methyl-accepting chemotaxis protein, with protein MGRVQARVRDAAAAEGLRARLDLTALDSDSSERLRAMRPMVEAEARIALSGFFERLQNTPEIASLFTSARQIDRLEELEVAHWSILSDGRFDNLYVDRSVILGDVRQRIGLDAGWSIGGHALVLDRVIRRLVRESRTGLFGRFSGQARSDKLADNLVDIVRAALIDIDMQVSHRLRDQARTLDRQHQDAMAQERAQVQSTLGAALARLAGGDLSARVEPGSLDQHQDMADHFNGAVSQLEILISGTAARLSDAEQLVIRLGDDIETVRAQVERHGATLDGEHENLAGVSERMRATAQTARTAETLIADARQSAEDGDRVVDDAIGAMASVQHSAEQIGKIISVIDEIAFQTNLLALNAGIEAARAGDAGRGFAVVATEVRALAQRSAGAANEIKDLVSDAKSHIGRGVELVDQTRSAISGVVTRVGKVSESVAGVGTLAQDDADHLDGSARTLRQTAELIASGGVRIAGIAESGADLQLVITELSEQIRLHREQRATGFESVEISERALKPGHRPDPLPQQRHAR; from the coding sequence GTGGGCCGAGTTCAAGCCAGGGTAAGGGATGCAGCCGCGGCCGAAGGGCTGCGTGCGCGGCTTGATCTGACGGCGCTCGACAGCGACAGCAGCGAACGTCTGCGCGCCATGCGTCCCATGGTCGAGGCCGAAGCCCGGATCGCGCTGTCCGGTTTCTTCGAGCGCTTGCAGAATACTCCCGAAATTGCCTCCCTGTTTACCTCGGCTCGCCAGATCGACCGGCTCGAGGAGCTCGAGGTCGCCCACTGGTCGATCCTGTCCGATGGCCGCTTCGACAATCTCTATGTCGACCGCTCTGTCATTCTCGGCGATGTGCGCCAGCGCATCGGGCTGGATGCGGGCTGGTCGATCGGTGGGCATGCACTGGTGCTCGACCGGGTGATTCGCCGCCTCGTCAGGGAAAGTCGGACCGGCCTGTTTGGCCGCTTTTCGGGGCAGGCCAGGAGCGATAAGCTTGCGGACAATCTGGTCGACATTGTCCGGGCAGCGCTGATCGACATCGATATGCAGGTCTCTCACCGGCTCAGGGATCAGGCCAGGACGCTGGACAGGCAGCACCAGGACGCGATGGCCCAGGAACGCGCGCAGGTCCAGTCCACCCTTGGCGCGGCGCTGGCGCGACTGGCCGGAGGGGATCTGTCGGCCCGCGTCGAGCCGGGCAGCCTCGACCAGCATCAGGACATGGCCGATCATTTCAACGGTGCGGTCAGCCAGCTTGAGATTCTGATCTCGGGAACTGCCGCGCGGCTTTCCGATGCCGAACAGCTTGTCATCCGCCTCGGCGATGACATCGAGACGGTGCGCGCCCAGGTCGAGCGCCACGGCGCCACGCTTGACGGTGAGCACGAAAATCTGGCCGGTGTATCGGAGCGCATGCGGGCGACGGCACAAACCGCCAGAACTGCGGAGACCTTGATTGCCGATGCACGCCAGAGTGCGGAAGACGGCGACCGGGTCGTCGACGACGCCATTGGCGCCATGGCCAGCGTCCAGCATTCCGCCGAGCAGATCGGCAAGATCATTTCGGTGATCGACGAGATCGCCTTCCAGACCAATCTGCTGGCGCTCAACGCGGGCATCGAGGCCGCGCGCGCAGGCGATGCCGGCCGCGGCTTTGCCGTTGTTGCCACCGAGGTTCGCGCCCTGGCGCAGAGATCCGCCGGCGCCGCCAATGAAATCAAGGATCTTGTCTCCGACGCAAAATCCCATATCGGGCGTGGCGTCGAACTGGTGGATCAGACCCGCTCGGCCATTTCCGGCGTCGTCACCCGGGTCGGCAAGGTGTCCGAGTCGGTCGCAGGCGTCGGCACGCTGGCGCAGGACGATGCCGATCATCTCGATGGGTCGGCCAGGACCCTTCGACAGACCGCCGAACTGATCGCCTCGGGCGGTGTCCGCATCGCCGGGATTGCCGAAAGCGGAGCCGACCTGCAACTGGTCATCACGGAGCTTTCCGAGCAGATCAGGCTGCACCGCGAACAGCGCGCAACCGGATTTGAAAGCGTCGAAATCTCAGAACGGGCACTCAAGCCCGGCCACCGGCCAGATCCCCTGCCACAGCAGCGACATGCCCGGTGA
- a CDS encoding di-heme oxidoredictase family protein, with translation MNLIGPANADDLAGLPHIRDDLSAKDRKRVERVVAPTTSFGAAEKFEARQGGAGTSTKMVNRDSLSHFNANLTFREEETFKLGNALFRKLWVSSPSSTLASDGLGPLFNARACQSCHIKDGRGHPPEGTADATSMFLRLARPARTDEERQALESYVAASLPDPVYGGQMQDLAVPGLKSEGRMVIDYEEQPVSLDDGTVVSLRKPTYSVADLGYGPLDPETTLSPRMTPPMTGMGLIEAIHPADILAHADPDDRDGDGVSGRVALARDPATGDIAIGRFGWKAQNATVRQQSATAFAGDIGISTPDVPAGHGDCMPSQTECMELPVGIQLDLGDTEAPDPVLELVTFYSQNLAVPARRGVDDPEVLAGKDVFYSLGCTTCHVPKYVTSRKADNPAHRFQLIWPYSDFLLHDMGEGLADGQQVGVADGTEWRTPPLWGTGLTEIVNDHTFFLHDGRARNLTEAILWHGGEAQTARDGFAGLEKADRDALIAFLNSL, from the coding sequence ATGAACCTGATAGGCCCGGCGAATGCCGATGATCTTGCCGGCCTGCCGCATATCCGCGACGATCTCTCCGCCAAGGACCGCAAGCGGGTGGAGCGGGTGGTCGCGCCGACCACGTCATTTGGGGCCGCGGAAAAATTCGAGGCCAGACAGGGCGGCGCCGGCACCTCGACCAAAATGGTCAACCGGGATTCGCTGTCGCATTTCAACGCCAATCTGACCTTCAGGGAAGAAGAGACCTTCAAGCTCGGCAATGCGCTGTTTCGCAAGCTGTGGGTGTCCTCGCCGTCTTCGACGCTGGCGTCCGACGGCCTGGGGCCCTTGTTCAATGCGCGCGCCTGCCAGAGCTGTCACATCAAGGACGGCCGTGGCCATCCTCCCGAAGGCACGGCAGACGCCACCTCGATGTTCCTGCGGCTCGCCCGGCCGGCAAGGACCGATGAAGAGCGCCAGGCTCTGGAGAGCTATGTCGCCGCATCACTGCCTGATCCCGTCTATGGCGGGCAGATGCAGGATCTTGCCGTTCCCGGACTGAAATCCGAGGGCCGCATGGTCATAGACTATGAGGAACAGCCGGTCAGTCTCGATGATGGCACGGTCGTCTCGCTGCGCAAGCCGACCTACAGCGTTGCCGATCTGGGCTATGGCCCGCTTGATCCCGAAACCACCCTGTCGCCGCGGATGACCCCGCCGATGACCGGCATGGGGTTGATCGAGGCCATTCATCCCGCCGATATCCTGGCCCACGCGGATCCCGATGACCGCGACGGCGATGGCGTGTCGGGCCGCGTCGCCCTGGCCCGGGATCCCGCCACCGGCGACATCGCCATCGGGCGCTTCGGCTGGAAGGCGCAGAATGCCACCGTGCGGCAGCAGTCTGCCACCGCATTTGCCGGAGATATCGGCATTTCCACCCCAGATGTGCCCGCAGGCCATGGCGATTGCATGCCGTCGCAGACCGAATGCATGGAGTTGCCGGTGGGCATCCAGCTCGATCTCGGCGACACCGAGGCGCCGGATCCGGTGCTGGAACTGGTGACATTCTATTCGCAGAATTTGGCCGTGCCTGCACGCCGCGGGGTTGACGATCCCGAGGTGCTGGCCGGCAAGGACGTGTTCTATTCGCTCGGCTGCACCACCTGCCACGTCCCCAAATATGTGACCTCGCGCAAGGCCGACAATCCGGCGCACCGGTTCCAGCTGATCTGGCCCTATTCCGATTTCCTGCTCCACGACATGGGCGAAGGCCTGGCGGATGGCCAGCAGGTCGGCGTCGCCGATGGCACCGAATGGCGCACGCCGCCGCTCTGGGGCACCGGACTGACCGAGATCGTCAACGACCACACCTTCTTCCTGCATGACGGGCGGGCCCGCAATCTCACCGAAGCCATCCTCTGGCACGGCGGCGAGGCCCAGACCGCGCGGGATGGCTTTGCCGGACTTGAAAAGGCGGACCGGGATGCGCTCATCGCATTCCTCAACTCCTTGTAG
- the bfr gene encoding bacterioferritin: MKRSQKVIDCLNEALFMELGAVNQYWLHYRLLDDWGYTKLAAKERAESIEEMQHADKIIERIIFLDGFPNLQNVAPLRIGQNIKEVLESDLAGEQEAWTAYTKSRDVCEKEGDYVSKNLFEALIADEEGHIDFLETQLKLLGDLGEQKYGQLNAASADAT, translated from the coding sequence ATGAAACGAAGTCAGAAAGTTATCGATTGCCTCAATGAAGCGCTTTTCATGGAGTTGGGTGCCGTCAATCAGTACTGGTTGCACTACCGGCTTCTGGATGACTGGGGCTACACCAAGCTGGCCGCCAAGGAACGCGCCGAGAGCATCGAGGAAATGCAGCATGCCGACAAGATCATCGAGCGGATCATTTTCCTCGATGGCTTTCCCAATCTGCAAAACGTCGCGCCGCTCAGAATCGGCCAGAACATCAAGGAAGTGCTCGAGAGCGATCTCGCCGGCGAGCAGGAAGCCTGGACCGCCTATACCAAGTCGCGCGATGTCTGCGAGAAGGAAGGCGACTATGTCAGCAAGAACCTGTTTGAAGCCCTGATCGCCGATGAGGAAGGTCACATCGACTTCCTCGAAACACAGCTCAAGCTTCTCGGCGACCTCGGGGAGCAGAAGTATGGTCAGCTCAACGCCGCATCGGCCGACGCGACCTGA
- a CDS encoding (2Fe-2S)-binding protein — MIVCSCNIVSRKDIEEVIVDFLNVDAWQLITPGKVFQAVSARGKCCGCFPGVIDIIVETTERYHAVMESPAPRVVDLLKRIADQRRRVETARKRTAEKRRSQIAA, encoded by the coding sequence ATGATCGTTTGCAGTTGCAACATCGTTTCCAGAAAAGACATTGAGGAGGTCATTGTCGACTTCCTCAATGTCGATGCATGGCAGCTGATCACCCCTGGAAAGGTGTTTCAGGCGGTCAGCGCCCGTGGCAAATGCTGCGGCTGTTTTCCGGGCGTCATCGACATAATCGTCGAAACCACGGAGCGCTATCACGCCGTCATGGAAAGCCCGGCGCCGCGTGTGGTCGATCTGCTCAAGCGGATTGCCGACCAGCGCCGGCGTGTTGAAACCGCAAGAAAGAGGACCGCTGAAAAAAGAAGGTCGCAAATCGCAGCCTAG
- the cydD gene encoding thiol reductant ABC exporter subunit CydD, producing the protein MPADTTQIPDPQPLPDQRMLGQLTGIAATGVRFASALTVVSALIWPLQAGIVALAIAGLLQPGQGPGPFAAAAGFAGLGVLRALLNYHAEALLFAAGTKIVTEARAEIVRREMRTIASAGAGSIAALASEKLDMLPPYIVRYAPARARVMAVPLVILGLSFWFSWAVGLVLIITGPLIPVFMVLVGLAAKEASQRQMADIGSLNDLLIERLSALADIRLLDAGAKVVTDFSNAAEELRARTMAVLRIAFLSSTVLELFAAIGVAMVAVFVGFSLLGSLSFGSYAAPLSPAAGIFLLLLAPDFYQPLRDVSAAWHDKAAALAVAGEYSTWRSQAPATLTGQGAKVPPLAGPLEIVLHGVAARTGDRLIRFPDMTIRAGESVALMGASGAGKTTLLKLLAGLSTPDEGSIIVCGQNLDAETADAWRARLGWMPQTPHFLNTSLAQNISLGQAGDLDAALRAASIDTVVAALPGGRSARLGETGGGLSGGEARRVTLARAIFARPDLLLADEPTADLDAATAQAVMAGLDTLAKRGSSMIIATHDPVLAARMDRTIMIGSRT; encoded by the coding sequence TTGCCGGCAGACACGACCCAGATCCCGGACCCGCAGCCCCTGCCCGACCAGCGCATGCTGGGTCAATTGACGGGCATTGCGGCGACCGGGGTGCGCTTTGCCTCGGCGCTCACGGTCGTCTCGGCGCTGATCTGGCCGCTGCAGGCCGGGATCGTGGCCCTGGCGATTGCAGGACTGCTGCAGCCGGGACAGGGCCCCGGCCCTTTTGCAGCCGCAGCCGGCTTTGCCGGGCTGGGCGTGCTGCGGGCGCTGCTGAACTACCATGCCGAGGCGCTTTTGTTTGCCGCCGGAACGAAAATCGTGACCGAGGCGCGCGCGGAGATCGTGCGGCGCGAGATGCGGACAATCGCCTCGGCTGGCGCCGGCTCCATCGCCGCATTGGCAAGCGAAAAGCTCGATATGCTGCCCCCCTATATTGTGCGCTATGCACCGGCGCGGGCGCGGGTGATGGCGGTGCCGCTGGTGATCCTGGGCCTGAGTTTCTGGTTTTCCTGGGCCGTGGGGCTTGTGCTGATCATCACCGGGCCGCTGATCCCGGTGTTCATGGTGCTTGTCGGGCTCGCCGCAAAAGAGGCCAGCCAGCGGCAGATGGCCGATATCGGCTCGCTCAACGATCTGCTGATCGAACGGCTGTCGGCGCTGGCCGACATCAGGCTGCTCGACGCCGGCGCCAAGGTGGTTACGGATTTTTCCAATGCCGCAGAGGAGCTCAGGGCCCGGACCATGGCGGTGTTGCGCATCGCCTTCCTGTCCTCGACCGTTCTCGAGCTTTTCGCAGCCATCGGTGTGGCGATGGTCGCCGTCTTTGTCGGCTTTTCCCTGCTCGGCTCGCTCTCGTTTGGCTCTTATGCTGCGCCGCTGAGCCCCGCGGCCGGAATCTTCCTGTTGCTGCTAGCGCCCGATTTCTATCAGCCCTTGCGCGATGTCTCTGCCGCCTGGCACGACAAGGCGGCGGCCCTGGCCGTGGCCGGTGAATATTCGACATGGCGATCACAAGCGCCCGCGACGCTCACCGGCCAGGGCGCAAAGGTTCCCCCACTCGCCGGGCCGCTGGAAATCGTCTTGCACGGCGTTGCCGCCCGAACCGGAGACCGCCTGATCCGCTTCCCGGACATGACCATCCGGGCAGGCGAAAGCGTTGCCCTGATGGGAGCTTCCGGCGCGGGCAAGACCACGCTGCTCAAGCTCTTGGCCGGTTTGTCGACGCCCGATGAGGGCTCGATCATCGTCTGCGGTCAAAATCTCGACGCCGAAACTGCCGATGCCTGGCGGGCCCGGCTGGGCTGGATGCCGCAGACGCCGCATTTCCTCAACACCAGCCTGGCGCAAAATATCAGCCTGGGCCAGGCGGGCGACCTGGACGCGGCGCTGCGCGCGGCGTCAATCGACACCGTGGTCGCTGCTTTGCCGGGCGGGAGATCGGCACGGCTGGGCGAGACCGGCGGCGGGCTGTCGGGCGGCGAGGCGCGGCGCGTCACCCTGGCGCGTGCCATCTTCGCGCGGCCGGATCTGCTGCTGGCCGACGAACCGACGGCCGATCTCGACGCCGCCACCGCACAGGCGGTGATGGCCGGGCTCGACACGCTGGCAAAGCGCGGAAGCAGCATGATCATCGCCACCCATGATCCGGTGCTTGCCGCCCGAATGGACCGGACAATCATGATCGGCAGCCGCACATGA
- a CDS encoding DUF1513 domain-containing protein, which translates to MLLIERRSFLIGAGAAWASALTPASAARLAGSDLLYAAAYKDADGYGVAILDRDGALVSQNPLPGRGHGFATAGTSQWLVAFARRPGNFAIAFRKDSRSGPVPFHTPADRHFYGHGAFSGDGRLLYAAENDFESGDGIIGIYDATNSFARRGEFASFGVGPHEILMMPDKKTLCIANGGIRTHPDFGREKLNLATMKPSIVFVDSEDGALLSQHHLPPALHRLSLRHMAVDARQQVWIGGQFEGDVSQDVPVLARLGSDTGLVPVDLPDEVGARLGKYVGSVAIGNDGRTLAFTSPKSGVTITLDTRSGKPLEVEPGQGVCGIQACADGFVSSSESGRFAGRNYACAWDNHITLVSGA; encoded by the coding sequence ATGCTGCTCATCGAACGCAGGTCCTTTCTGATCGGCGCTGGTGCGGCCTGGGCCTCTGCCCTGACACCGGCCTCGGCGGCGCGCCTTGCCGGTTCCGATCTTCTCTATGCGGCAGCTTACAAAGATGCGGATGGCTACGGAGTCGCGATCCTCGACAGGGATGGCGCGCTGGTCTCGCAAAATCCGCTGCCGGGGAGGGGCCACGGCTTTGCCACTGCCGGCACATCGCAATGGCTCGTTGCCTTCGCCCGCCGCCCCGGCAATTTTGCCATCGCGTTCCGCAAGGACAGCCGATCCGGACCGGTGCCGTTTCACACGCCCGCTGACCGGCATTTTTATGGCCATGGAGCATTTTCCGGCGATGGCCGTCTGCTCTATGCCGCCGAAAACGACTTTGAATCCGGTGACGGCATCATCGGTATTTATGACGCCACCAATTCATTCGCGCGGCGGGGTGAATTTGCCTCCTTCGGTGTCGGTCCGCACGAAATCCTGATGATGCCGGACAAGAAGACCCTGTGCATCGCCAATGGCGGCATCAGGACCCATCCGGACTTCGGCCGCGAAAAGCTCAATCTGGCGACCATGAAGCCGTCCATCGTGTTCGTGGATTCCGAGGACGGCGCATTGCTGTCACAACATCATTTGCCGCCGGCCCTGCACCGCCTGTCGCTGCGCCACATGGCCGTCGACGCGCGGCAGCAGGTCTGGATCGGTGGCCAATTTGAGGGCGACGTCAGCCAGGATGTACCGGTTCTGGCGAGACTGGGTTCGGACACGGGGCTGGTGCCGGTCGATCTGCCCGATGAGGTCGGCGCCAGGCTGGGCAAATATGTCGGCTCGGTCGCCATCGGCAATGATGGCCGGACCCTGGCCTTCACATCACCCAAAAGCGGCGTGACGATCACGCTGGACACCCGGTCCGGAAAGCCGCTTGAGGTCGAGCCGGGGCAAGGCGTATGCGGCATTCAGGCCTGCGCCGATGGCTTTGTCAGCTCCAGCGAAAGCGGGCGTTTTGCCGGCCGCAATTATGCCTGTGCGTGGGACAACCATATCACGCTGGTGTCGGGCGCCTGA
- a CDS encoding amino acid ABC transporter ATP-binding/permease protein has product MKALWGIFRIILRDQKTALMRGAALSLVVLAAGIALLGLSGWFITAAAAAGLAGMGAVFDVFRPSAMVRFLALGRTAARYGERVLTHEATLRALTSIRVRLLSVTASAPHDRLTRLRGPQALNRLMADVDALDGISLRLILPIAAGLLAQLLTFAMLWWLVDFSVAAWIVSGFVAASAVTLYLTSRSAAAASRREEAAAQAFRSRFIDLIRAREDLAVYGQLARQGDRILKTDGRRQMDRARVDRIERRAGLALSLTGTVVAAGALALGMVLARSGTITPALAAIGFFASLALMETIAPLRRAMAELGRMSVAARRVGETLAETPAQRGGTADTASADLRIEGLCFSRPRAALPVLRNAGLSVAAGESVALTGPSGSGKSTLLLLAARLLQPGGGRIHVGSLPLESWDESRLRARLTLVPQRSALMAGSIAEALRLGAPDASDPALWEVLEAVKLASVIRAKGGLGFCLGPMGSGLSGGEARRLVLARGLLRHPGLLLLDEPTEGLDDATALEVLKGVRAYLPQAAILTASHREVETAWADRVVALDLPRPAVIDCG; this is encoded by the coding sequence ATGAAGGCGTTGTGGGGCATTTTCCGCATCATTTTGCGGGACCAGAAGACCGCCCTGATGCGGGGCGCGGCGCTCAGCCTCGTGGTGCTTGCCGCCGGAATAGCGCTTCTCGGCCTGTCGGGATGGTTCATCACCGCCGCGGCCGCAGCGGGGCTTGCGGGCATGGGGGCGGTCTTCGATGTGTTTCGTCCCTCGGCGATGGTGCGCTTTCTGGCGCTGGGGCGGACGGCGGCCCGCTATGGCGAACGCGTGCTGACCCATGAGGCCACGCTTAGAGCCCTGACCTCGATCCGCGTGCGGTTGCTCAGCGTCACCGCGTCCGCACCGCATGACCGGCTCACCCGGCTGCGCGGCCCGCAGGCGCTGAACCGGCTGATGGCCGATGTCGATGCGCTCGACGGCATTTCCCTGCGGCTGATCCTGCCGATTGCAGCCGGGTTGCTGGCGCAATTGCTGACCTTTGCCATGCTGTGGTGGTTGGTGGATTTCAGCGTCGCGGCCTGGATCGTCAGCGGGTTTGTGGCCGCATCCGCCGTGACACTGTACCTGACATCGCGATCCGCGGCCGCTGCATCGCGCCGCGAAGAAGCCGCCGCCCAGGCCTTCCGCTCACGCTTCATCGACCTGATCCGCGCCCGCGAGGACCTTGCGGTCTATGGGCAACTGGCCCGGCAGGGTGACAGGATACTGAAGACCGACGGCAGACGGCAGATGGACCGCGCCCGGGTCGACCGCATCGAACGGCGCGCCGGCCTTGCGCTCTCGCTCACCGGAACAGTGGTGGCGGCCGGCGCTCTGGCGCTGGGCATGGTCCTAGCCCGGTCCGGAACCATCACCCCGGCGCTGGCGGCGATCGGGTTTTTCGCCTCGCTGGCGCTGATGGAGACCATCGCGCCGCTTCGCCGGGCCATGGCGGAGCTTGGCCGCATGAGCGTTGCCGCGCGCCGGGTTGGCGAGACCCTGGCAGAAACGCCCGCTCAAAGAGGCGGCACGGCAGATACCGCCTCCGCAGACCTGCGCATCGAGGGGCTGTGCTTCAGCCGGCCCCGCGCCGCACTTCCGGTTCTGCGCAACGCCGGATTGTCGGTTGCGGCCGGGGAAAGCGTGGCGCTGACCGGTCCGAGCGGCTCGGGCAAGAGCACGCTGCTCTTGCTGGCGGCCCGGTTGCTGCAACCCGGCGGCGGGCGGATTCACGTCGGCTCATTGCCGCTTGAAAGCTGGGACGAAAGCCGGTTGCGCGCCAGGTTGACGCTGGTTCCGCAACGCAGCGCGCTGATGGCCGGAAGCATTGCCGAAGCCTTGCGGCTGGGCGCGCCCGACGCCTCCGATCCCGCGCTGTGGGAAGTGCTGGAAGCAGTCAAACTGGCTTCGGTCATTCGCGCCAAGGGCGGGTTGGGTTTTTGTCTGGGGCCGATGGGGTCAGGGCTGTCGGGCGGCGAAGCGCGGCGGTTGGTGCTGGCGCGCGGATTGCTGCGGCATCCGGGCTTGCTGCTGCTCGACGAGCCGACCGAAGGACTGGATGACGCCACGGCTCTCGAAGTGCTCAAGGGCGTCCGCGCCTATCTGCCCCAAGCGGCGATCCTGACGGCTTCGCACCGCGAGGTGGAAACCGCCTGGGCGGACCGGGTGGTGGCGCTGGACCTGCCTCGCCCTGCGGTGATAGATTGCGGGTGA